A single region of the Salvia splendens isolate huo1 chromosome 18, SspV2, whole genome shotgun sequence genome encodes:
- the LOC121776671 gene encoding uncharacterized ATP-dependent helicase C29A10.10c-like: MDLVEKTKADLFSDGKKHFRYFDVWKLVEKSPKYTGGAEPAAKRSTTKGKIMASTMKKKEEITPQLTDFIFSWSISDIINKDLYKDKVDKIPTTFASVDHYLKSFTIPLIEETHAAILSNVTALHSAPSREVYKVKRPKSTKPDDHIFLYDITLKAREMHSPKLYEPQFLDLVALSDIRPKCVSDLDRPKSPFTLAVVTRAPDEASVVIRVVSSKPVLFENSKNGDKLFVVCLANLNTNDRIRGALHPRKEANTSIFTSVLSVSPYVEENCDFCSSKRVESTKMANSREIIASFGLDDSQKAAVSNCVALTECSHRNGVKLIWGPPGTGKTKTISSLVYTLMKLKCRTVTCAPTNVAILGVVKRLMSCMSEKLEHEAYGLGDVVLFGNGQRMKIDEHQELHDVFLDLRISELGRLLAPVIGWKGVANDMISILEDPQGVYKRYLEQVKRNDDETGLSIEAALIGLFSKNRHENNENNSDVWTLEEFFENKFVSVKTRLVSCITGLTTHLPTSLLRFEMQEKMMRVSNMLQTLETFLHHKQQFMQNEAFCKSKNKCLFLVKSFAYTLSLPELEEYNTIKEFCLKNACLIFCTVSSSAKLHHIKEMTPFELVIIDEAAQVKECESSIPLQLPGLRHAILVGDEKQLPAMVMSKKCEKAGFGRSLFERLVTLGHRKHLLNVQYRMHPSISLFPNQEFYGNKIKNGSNVMESGYNRSFFDREGYGSYSFINVANGREEFDKRRSLMNNAEVSMVLQLVFKIHKECVKSKKRVGIGCISPYKAQVNAMEEALGKAYSSDADAEFSVRVRSVDGFQGGEEDVIIISTVRSNGRSSVGFLDNRQRANVALTRARYCLVILGDGETLSRSGCV, from the exons ATGGACCTCGTGGAGAAGACCAAGGCGGATTTATTCTCTGACGGGAAGAAGCACTTCAGGTACTTCGACGTTTGGAAGCttgtcgagaagagcccgaagtacaccggTGGGGCAGAACCGGCGGCAA AAAGATCAACAACAAAAGGGAAGATCATGGCCTCCacaatgaagaagaaagaagagataACTCCACAGCTAACTGATTTCATATTTTCATGGTCCATTTCTGACATAATCAACAAAGATCTTTACAAAGACAAG GTTgataaaattccaactacatTTGCATCAGTTGATCATTACTTGAAGTCATTTACAATACCCCTCATTGAAGAAACACACGCTGCTATTCTTTCAAATGTGACTGCATTGCACTCTGCTCCCTCGCGCGAGGTCTACAAAGTCAAGAGACCAAAGTCGACTAAGCCAGATGATCATATCTTCCTGTACGACATAACGTTGAAAGCACGGGAGATGCATTCACCAAAACTATATGAGCCTCAGTTTTTGGATTTGGTTGCATTGTCAGATATTAGGCCTAAGTGTGTTAGTGATTTGGATAGGCCTAAATCACCGTTCACTCTCGCAGTAGTCACACGTGCGCCTGATGAAGCCTCTGTCGTGATACGGGTTGTGTCTTCGAAGCCAGTCTTGTTTGAGAATAGCAAAAATGGAGATAAGCTCTTTGTTGTCTGTCTAGCAAACTTGAACACCAATGATCGGATTAGGGGCGCGTTGCATCCTCGAAAAGAGGCAAACACGAGCATCTTCACTTCTGTCCTTTCAGTTAGTCCATAT GTAGAAGAGAATTGTGATTTTTGCAGCTCCAAGAGAGTTGAGAGCACCAAAATGGCGAATTCGAGGGAGATTATCGCCTCATTTGGGCTTGATGATTCGCAGAAGGCTGCAGTTTCAAACTGCGTTGCGCTAACAGAATGCAGCCACAGGAACGGTGTGAAGCTGATATGGGGCCCTCCCGGGACGGGGAAGACTAAGACCATTTCCTCTCTAGTATACACACTTATGAAGTTGAAGTGCAGGACTGTGACATGTGCTCCCACAAATGTTGCCATTTTGGGAGTGGTTAAGAGGTTGATGAGTTGTATGAGTGAGAAACTCGAGCACGAGGCCTATGGTTTGGGAGATGTAGTTTTGTTTGGAAATGGTCAGAGGATGAAGATTGACGAGCATCAAGAACTTCATGATGTGTTTCTTGATCTTCGGATTTCTGAGCTGGGACGCCTCCTTGCTCCTGTCATCGGGTGGAAGGGCGTTGCAAATGACATGATCTCCATCCTTGAGGACCCTCAAGGAGTATATAAACGCTACTTGGAGCAAGTTAAAAGGAACGACGACGAAACAGGTCTATCCATAGAAGCTGCTTTGATTGGATTGTTTAGCAAGAATAGACACGAGAACAATGAAAACAACTCTGATGTGTGGACATTGGAGGAGTTCTTCGAAAATAAATTCGTTTCTGTCAAGACGCGATTAGTCAGTTGCATAACAGGGTTGACCACACACTTGCCTACTTCTTTGCTACGTTTTGAAATGCAAGAGAAGATGATGAGAGTTTCAAATATGCTCCAAACACTAGAAACATTTCTGCATCACAAACAGCAATTTATGCAAAATGAAGCTTTCTGCAAGTCCAAAAACAAGTGTTTGTTTCTAGTGAAATCCTTTGCTTACACTTTATCACTCCCAGAATTGGAAGAGTATAACACCATCAAGGAGTTTTGTCTCAAAAATGCTTGCTTAATCTTCTGCACTGTCTCAAGCTCCGCGAAGCTGCACCACATCAAGGAAATGACACCATTTGAGCTGGTGATCATAGATGAAGCTGCACAGGTCAAGGAATGTGAGTCTTCAATCCCCCTGCAGCTTCCGGGGCTGCGCCATGCCATACTAGTCGGAGACGAGAAACAGCTCCCTGCAATGGTCATGAGCAAG AAGTGCGAAAAGGCGGGATTCGGGAGAAGCTTATTCGAGAGGCTTGTGACGTTAGGGCACAGAAAGCATCTCCTCAATGTGCAGTACAGAATGCACCCTTCTATAAGCTTGTTTCCAAATCAAGAATTCTATGGAAACAAGATCAAGAATGGGAGTAATGTCATGGAAAGTGGCTATAACAGAAGCTTCTTTGATAGAGAAGGCTATGGCTCATATTCATTCATCAATGTAGCAAATGGGAGAGAGGAATTCGACAAAAGGCGTAGCCTTATGAACAATGCAGAGGTGTCTATGGTTCTTCAATTAGTATTCAAAATCCATAAAG AATGTGTGAAGTCGAAGAAAAGGGTGGGGATTGGCTGCATATCTCCGTATAAAGCTCAAGTAAACGCGATGGAGGAGGCGCTTGGGAAGGCCTACAGCAGTGATGCGGATGCAGAATTCTCAGTGAGGGTGAGGTCTGTGGATGGATTTCAAGGAGGAGAGGAGGACGTGATCATAATCTCCACGGTTAGGAGCAATGGGAGGAGCTCGGTTGGGTTTCTTGATAATCGACAGAGGGCTAACGTGGCCTTGACTCGAGCAAGGTACTGTCTGGTGATACTAGGCGATGGTGAAACTCTGTCTAGGAGCGGCTGCGTTTAG
- the LOC121776670 gene encoding UDP-glucosyltransferase 29-like, whose product MGSIHILMFPWLAHGHISPYLELAKRLSRRNFVVHLCSTAANFKSIEGSLTASIRLVELHLPASLLPRRLHTTNGLPPPLMPRLKQTLDLAQPELRRVLADLRPDILVYDFLQPWAPLVAAAQGVPAVEFITSSATMMAYLFHFFSAPEADFPFGEIYYRDYELVYREQLLAVDEKVRRSAFDGVDRSNGVVLIKGFREIEAKYSDYLMDLLGKKVVAVGALVQEASGISCELKEGSSLINWLDKKGKRSTIFVSFGSEFFLAREDMMELAHGLELSNFNFIWVIRFPKGEGVVLEDSLPLGFLERVKGRGLVVEGWAPQAKILGHESVGGFVSHCGCSSMMESMKFGVPIIAMPMHLDQPLNARLVELIGVGVEVVRNGRGALEREVIAEAIRHVVVEEGGDRVRRSAKCMSEKLEAKGDQEIDEVVEEFLKLCKKKNKKINGFH is encoded by the coding sequence ATGGGAAGCATTCACATCCTAATGTTCCCATGGCTGGCCCACGGCCACATCTCCCCCTACCTCGAGCTCGCCAAGCGCCTCTCGCGGCGCAACTTCGTCGTCCACCTCTGCTCCACCGCCGCCAACTTCAAGTCCATCGAGGGCAGCCTCACCGCCTCCATCCGCCTCGTCGAGCTCCACCTCCCTGCCTCGCTCCTCCCGCGCCGCCTCCACACCACCAACGGCCTCCCCCCGCCTCTCATGCCGCGCCTCAAGCAGACTCTGGACCTGGCCCAGCCGGAGctccgccgcgtcctcgccgaCCTCCGCCCCGACATCCTCGTCTACGACTTcctccagccgtgggcgccgctGGTGGCCGCCGCGCAGGGAGTCCCGGCCGTGGAGTTCATCACCAGCAGCGCCACCATGATGGCCTACCTCTTCCACTTCTTCTCCGCCCCGGAAGCAGACTTCCCGTTCGGGGAGATCTACTACCGGGACTACGAGCTCGTCTACCGCGAGCAGCTGCTTGCGGTGGACGAGAAGGTCAGGAGGAGCGCGTTCGATGGCGTTGACCGGTCAAACGGCGTCGTCTTGATCAAGGGTTTTAGGGAGATTGAGGCAAAGTATAGTGACTATTTGATGGATTTGTTGGGGAAGAAAGTTGTGGCTGTTGGTGCCCTAGTTCAAGAAGCTAGTGGTATTAGTTGTGAATTGAAGGAGGGCTCAAGTTTGATTAATTGGCTAGACAAGAAGGGGAAAAGGTCTACTATTTTTGTCTCTTTTGGGAGTGAGTTTTTTCTTGCAAGGGAGGATATGATGGAGCTTGCTCATGGTTTGGAGCTTTCCAACTTCAACTTCATTTGGGTGATTAGGTTTCCAAAAGGGGAGGGTGTTGTTCTAGAAGATTCCTTGCCACTAGGGTTTCTTGAGAGGGTTAAGGGGAGGGGTTTGGTGGTGGAGGGGTGGGCCCCACAGGCTAAGATTCTAGGGCATGAGAGTGTTGGTGGCTTTGTGAGCCATTGTGGGTGTAGTTCAATGATGGAGAGCATGAAGTTTGGTGTGCCAATCATAGCTATGCCAATGCATCTTGACCAGCCCCTTAATGCTAGGTTGGTTGAGCTAATTGGTGTGGGTGTGGAGGTGGTGAGGAACGGCCGGGGGGCGCTTGAGAGGGAGGTGATCGCGGAAGCCATACGCCACGTTGTGGTGGAGGAGGGAGGCGATAGGGTGCGGAGGAGTGCAAAGTGCATGAGCGAGAAGCTCGAGGCTAAAGGAGATCAAGAGATTGATGAGGTTGTGGAGGAGTTTCTCAAGCTTTGcaagaagaagaacaagaagatcAATGGGTTTCATTGA